TTTTGGCCCAGCTTTCATGAGAAATGGCCGATGGTCTGTTACCCAGCCGATTCCTTCTCTGGGAGATGATGCTACTCCTGTAGTAGATGTTGATCAGTTCTACAATTTCTGGTATAACTTTAAGAGTTGGAGGGAATTTCCACATGAAGATGAGTATGACTTGGAGCAAGCTGAGTCCCGTGAACATAAAAGATGGATGGAGAGGCAGAATTCAAAGATACAAGAGAAGGCCAAAAAGGTAGAGTATACTCGAGTGCGGAATCTTGTTGACAATGCTTACAGGAAGGATCCAAGAATCCAGAGGagaaaggaggaggagaaggctgaGAAACAGAGGAGGAAGGAGGCAAAATACAAGGCCAAGAAATTGCAGGACGAGGAAGCTGCAAGGGCTgcagaagaagaaaggaagagaaAAGAAGAGGAGGCGAAGATAGCTGCAGCAGCTGCTCTCAATCAAAAGAAGCTGAAGGAAAAGGAGAAGAAGTTGCTACGCAAAGAGAAAGCTCGCCTGCGTGCTCTTGTAGCACCGGTAGTTGCAGAGAACCACTTTGGTCTGTCAGAGGATGATGTTGAATCAGCATGCACATCACTTGATATGGAACAGCTGAAGAACCTGTGTGATAGTATGGAGGACAAGGATACAGCAGAAAAGGCCAGCTTGCTGAGAGGTGCACTGAacaaagaagaaagctcctcgaatACCTCAAAAGAACAGAAAATTCATGCAAATGGTGTGGCCGGTTCTACTCCAAAACCAACAGCCCCAAAAGTCATTGCACTAAGCAACTATGAGAAAAAAGAGAGGCCGTGGGGAAAGGAAGAGATTGAATTGCTTAGGAAAGCGATACAGAAGTTTCCTAAGGGAACTTCCCGGAGATGGGAGGTTGTTTCAGATTTTATTGGAACTAGTAGATCTGTTGAAGAGATTCTGAAGGCCACGAAAACTGTTCTTCTGCAGAAGCCAGACTCTTCTAAAGCTTTTGACTCATTCCTTGAGAAACGCAAAGCAGCTCCATCCATTGTATTGCCTCTCTCCACAAGAGACGACCCAGCTGCAGCTGCTGTGTCAACTCTGGGAGGTGGAACTGAATCATCCAAGGCAGCTGCACAACCTACTGCCAGCAGCAGTCAGGCAGCTAATGAGAAAACTGGTGGTGATACTGTTCCTGATGAAGCACCTTCTGCAACTCCTTCTGCAGCATCTTCTGCGGCACCTTCTGCAGCAGATCCAGATGCCTGGTCAGAGCCTCAGGTGCTGGCCCTTGTTCAAGCTTTGAAGGCTTTCCCCAAGGATGCAAACCAAAGATGGGAGCGAGTCGCTGCTGCTGTCCCAGGTAAAACAGTGATGCAGTGCAAGAAAAAGGTTAACTCGATGAGGTCGAATTTCCGGACCAAGAAAGGAGCAGAGTAGAACAGCATTATCTGAGGTACTTTACTCTATTAGTAGCTGAGAGAAGCTAGTCTTTGAACAGCATTATCCTATACTAGATATGTTTACGTGACCTTTGATGCCATTTATATTATTCCTATCTGTCAATTTTCATGTGTTCTGATCCTGATCATGTCTTGTCGATCTTTTGTTTTTAATGTTCATCATCAACATTATTCTTGATTGTTATTCCTATCACATGATTCTGTCCTTTTGTTGGATAATTTTCTTGTTGCAAAACCTTATTCTGCACTTGGGTTGCTTTTGAGCAaactggtttgaatatgatgtcaCTTAGTCCTTGAGCATCTAGATGTTGTCAATGTTTCAGGTTCGGCATGTTATAACTAGACACAATCTTTAAATTGTATCCTAATCATGAGTTGGAGAATTATGGTACTCTGTAGAAGTAAATGTGCTTCTAGATCATCCATAGTAGCTAAGCAGCATTTGTACTGCTCAAATCTTTGTAGATGGGTAGAAACCTTGTGGCTGTGGAAGTAAATGTGCTTCTAGATCATCCATAGACCATAGTAGCTAAGCAGCATTAGTCAACACCTAGAATTTACCACCTAACCTGAGTGGATTATGTTCTTATTGGTCTAAACCTTGTGCTGTTGCAGGCCACACATATTGCTTTTTGGAGAACCTACGGCATCCTGACCTCTGGATGGAGACAAGGATTGTCAAGCCCCAGTTACCAGGAGTTGACGGGCCTGCTGGCTACTAAGCCAGCAAAGCCAACAAAGCTGCTCATGATCGAGGCAGCTGCTGAGAAGAGATAGAAGAAGCTTAGATGTCAGAGGCGTCTGAGCGATTCGAAATTTTTGAGTTACGGAACCCTTAATATTGTTGAGATGTTCTCCTGCATACTGTATTGTTTACCGATGCACCTGTTATTGGTcatgaattttatgctgattataTTCTTGTGAAACTGCCAAGTTTATGCTAGAAAGTAACTAAATGCTGAGATATCTTGTGATATACAGATTTCGAAGCTGAGTATCAATTTCCAAAATTTCGATCTGTATTGTTGCTCTTGCTCAACTTGGACTCGCTACACTGCATAGTTGCTCTACACACACGCGGACCCAACCTGGAAAGATCCAGATGGACAGGTGTCCCAGAGAAAATGCACAAAGGCCCCTGGAAAAAGAAAAATTAAAATGAAGCCCTTTAGAGGCCCTGCGCATACCACCGTTGACTGCCGATCCCGACCTCCGCCGCTGCCGAAGCGTCGCCTGAGAGAAGAAAAGCGGCGGATGCCAACCGCCCAGCTCCGGGAAGCCCCATTGCAACATCTCTGCTTTAAGAGCCTCAATAGTGGCCCGCCGGCGGTGGGACCTTGCCGTTGGGGCATGTCGGACGGGGGACGCCCCCGAGCTTCACGGAGCCCGCCTCCAGTGCCTTCCGTCGACGCTGTCGAGGAAGCACAGAAGAGCCGCCGGCCGCCATGAAACCAGCTCCAGGCCATCCATCCATCTGCCAAGGCCGCCGTTGCCGCCCTCGAAGAAGACGAGGAAAAAATCCTTCGGCATGGTCGCCGCAGCCGCCTCGCCAACCATACCCAGGAAACCCTACCTCGCTAGGCCACGGGGCCAGCGAGATCTACTAGCCTGCAACCTCTCCGGCGCCACTCTGAAGAACACCGCCGAGGTGGGGAATGAGCTGCAGCAACCTTATTTCCCCTCGAcgccgcctccaccaccacgACGACGCCCCTGGGAAACTAATCCTACTCCTATATACATGCCTGAAGCGAAGCCGAGGGGCTCCCCCGTCCTCCCGTCGCCGGAGCGGCGGACGGATGAGAGGAGAGCCCCCGGACTCGCCGGCCGTCGATGGTGGAAAAAGTGTCGCCTCCCTCTTCGCTTTTCCGGGGAAACAGAGAAGGGGAAGGAAGCCCCCTATTGTTCTTGCATGGTTCTATGCAGCGTAATTGAGCTGCCTAAATGACAGCTAGCTCCAGAGTAGCCCAATGGAATCTTAACGGGCCGTTTCATTCTTAATGGGTGGACGTTTTGCTCCCGTCTTGAGTCCTCGTTTAGTATGCCCTTGCACTCGTTAGGCATCGCATGTCTATAGCCCAGAGCTTGggcgggtttttttttttttgaaaccttaTACTGTATGGCAAAAGCTCCCCACCTTTTATTATAACTTAAAGAACAAAAAACATAGTCCAAAACGAAAACAAAAAgacaaaaactaaactaaagaaaacaaaaaaaggcCACCACCTCTCAGGCTATACAAGGTATATAACCAGACACTATACAAGAGATGACACCCAAGTCAACAATTTGTCTTTTTGATCCTTCTTAAATCTGTGTGCATGAAGAGATATATCATGAATGAACTGAGCACGCCATGTTGTAAACCTTGGCCAGACATGATCAAAAATATAAGCATTCCTCACTTTCCAAATATGCCAGCAGGCTATGGTAACCACCTCAGTGAAAAAAGAGTGTCTAAAACTCCTCCTTGCCATCTCAGCTGTCTGTACCATGGTGCCATAGTGCCCCCAAGTAATTTGCAAATAGTTCCACACTCTAACACTGAAATTGCAATTGAAGAAAAGATGATCTCTATCTTCATGAATATGTCCAGCACACAAGACACAATTATAATTATCTGTCACATTCCAATGCCTCCTTTGAATCATGTCTTTAGTATTCAGCCTGTCAGAGAGCAATAACCAGGCAAACATTTTAAACTTCATAGTGCATTTACTCTTCCAAATCCAAGAGTACTGTGGATCCACCTGAATGTAATCATATAGAGAAAGATAATAATGATGTTCCTTATATGCACCCTTAGCACACTTCCATTCATCATGCCCAACAGGGGTCAGCTGTAACTGATCCAACTTATCTTGTATGAAACATAATTCCTCATAAGCTTGTGCCGAGAGGTCTATGAAATTCCTCTGATCTATCAAGCAGTAGCACCATATCTCTTACTGAAATTTTGTCATCCTTAGCAAAGGAAAAAAAGCCTGGGGAACCTCTCACTAAGAGAATTTGCAGATTCATCAAAATTCCATGCATCTGTCCAGAACAACACTGTTTCACCACTCTTGGCTTCTGGTTTTGCTACTGACCTATACTTATCCATTAGAGCTGCCACATCCCTACACCAATATGATCCACAGAGTTTAGCAGCATGAGGGACATCCAGCTCATAGTAAGAATTCCAAATTAATTTGACCCAAGGAATGTCCTTCTCAGAATTATAAAATTTGTGCAAAAATTTCAGTAACAAGGCATCATTCTTCTTCTGAAAATCTACTATTCCCAACCCTCCCTTCAACTTTGGCTTGCAAATCATGTCCCAGGCAGCTAGAGATTGCTTAGGAGTATCCACATTATCTGCCTAATAATTCTATTAAGCTGTTTAATTATAGCTGGTGGAATATGAACTGTACATAGCATATGCAAAGGGATGGAAGAGATAGCTGAATTAATGAGTTGCAGTCTACCTCCTTGTGTCAGAAAACATGAAGTAGACGTGAGCCTCCTTTCCATCCTATGCACAATGGGAGAGAGATCTTGTATAGAAGGCCGAGAAGTGCCCACAAATAGACCCAAATAGGTAAAGGGCAGTGTACCAATTTGACAACCAAAACCAGCAGCCAGCAGAGCCCTAATATTATCTGAAACATTTATCCCTATCATGGAAGATTTATGATAATTTATCTGTAGACCAGTTGATTCCGAAAACACCTTGAGAACCTCCTTTAATGCCAGCACCTGAGCCATATCAGCCTGCATAATTAGGAGTGTGTCGTCTTCATACTGAATAATAGGAAAATCTGAATCAGGATTGGGTATGGGGAGATGTATATCACCATCTCTTAATAACCTATTAACTGCAGACTGAAGCACATCCCCACCAAGTACATAAAGTAGTGGCGATAGGGGATCACCCTGCCTTACTCCCCTCTTACAATAGAATTGTTTACCAGGAAATACATTAAGTAGTACTGAGGACACTcgagaggctagaaaatctttCACCCATCTAATCCATTGATCAGAAAAACCTTTGTGCTTCAGGATCAGGAACAGAGCCTCATGCTCCAAGGAATCAAAAGCTTTTTCAAAGTCAAGTTTCAGAATAATTATGGGCTTCTTGGAGACATGACATTGATACAAATATTCCAAAGACCAAGCAAGACAGTCCTGTATTGTTCTTGATTTAATGAAACCATATTGATTTTTGTGAATGCACTCCAGAATTCTTCCCTGCAGTCTGTTGGCTGCCATCTTAGTGAGAAACTTTAAACAAACATTTGTCAGAGAAATTGGTCTATAATCATTGATGGTCTCAGGGGCATGTGTCTTTGGCACCAGGGTTATGAAAGAAGAATTCAGGCTTTCCAAGGAAATTATCCCAACATGAAACTCATTAGCCACCTTGTAAAACTCCTCAGCAATAATATGCCAACACTTCTTAAGAAACAATCCATTGAAGCCATCAGGCCCTGGTGCCTCATCAGCTGGCATGTATTTAATTACCAAGTCCATTTCTTCCTTACTAAAAGGCTTTGTCAGATCAGAGAGCCCAGGAACAACTGTAAGCAAATCAGATAGATCAAAAATCATATTTATACCTTTTGATTGACCCATTCTTtctttgaaccttgtatgaacaaTTCCTGCCATTTGCTGATGGTCTGAAACAATTTCACCACTCTCATTTTTCAGACCAGAAATAGTATTCCTCCTGTACCTTTGGCTTGCCatggcatggaagaactttgtatTATCTTCCCCTACCTTTATCCATCTGATGGAACATCTATTCCTCCAATATTTACACTGTGCTTTCAGCAATGTTTCAAGGTGAAGCTTAACTATTTTCCTGAAATTGAATTCAGTAGTAGAGAGAGGCCTCTTCTCCTCCATATTGTCCAAAATCAGAATTGCTTTATTACAGTTCTCAATTAGCAACTTTATAGTGGAGAGACTAGTCTGCCACTTCTTCAAGTCATACCTGAGAGTTTTCAATTTATGAGACAAAACAACAACTGCATTTGTTTTATGTGAAGGCTTTGCCCATGAATCATGTACACATTTCAAGAAGGTGGGGTGATCCACCCAGTAATTCTCAAATCTGAAGATTTTAGCTTTGGGAATAACAGTATCAATAGTGACCACACATGGTACATGATCAGAGGAAGAATTTGCCATGGGGAACACCAATGTATTTGGAAATTAAGTAGTCCAAGTGGGATTTGTAAAGAACCGATCCAACTGCTCAAGAAGTTGTCGTTGCTGCATATTTGACCATGTATACATTCTTCCCTTTATAGGTAATTCTACCAGTCCTAAATGACCAATTATATCATTGAAAATGAACATATCATTTACATCTCCTCCTGGCTTATTTCTGTTTTCACTAGATCTAATAAAGTTGAAATCACCAAGCAAAAGCCAAAGAGTATCTGGTGGAATTGTCAATTTATATAACCAATTAATAAAGTTGTCCCTCTCCTCACCCTTGCAGGACCCATAAACTGATACAAGCGTCCAATTTTCAGAATTATGTGTAGATGTGAAATTGATAACTATAGAGAAACGCTGCAACTCCACCAATATGCCAGAGAAAATTGCAGAGTTCCACAAAACAATAATGACACCAGAAGCTCCAACCGAGGGTGAGTATACAAAATTATCAAAACGTTTTGGACAAAAACCCTGATGATTCTATGATCAAAATATTCCATTTTTGTTTCCTGTAAGCAAACTATTGAGCATTGGCTTTCATCAATTTTCTGTCTCACACTTAGTTGTCTCCCCTCTGAATGAAGACCCCTTACATTAAGATCAAGCACACACCATTTTCTAGTCGTGATACTATCCATTACACTTAACAGAATATAATAGCAATAGCCAGCAACTAGGCAAGGCTATGAGGATAGCACAAAACTGACAAAAGCAGCACAGAGCTACACCAAATATCAAGTAGCTAGAGACATTACTGTTATTACAATAATTGACAGCAAAAGTATATAAAGTAGAGCCAAATATCCCAAACCAAGACCAGTACCCCCCTTCACCCCTCAAAGTATTGTGCTGTCTAAACATCTGCAGAGCTCTGTGAATCAGAATCCTTATCTGGAGCAGCCATAAGCTTCTCCTTGGTCAATTCCTTTGGTTCAATTCCCAGAGATAATCCAATATGCTGCAGCAAAGGAATAGGTGTAGGTGGCAGAGTACAATGAGCTGATTCATCTTTTTCCTGTCCAGGACTTCCATTCCTACTACTGCCCTTTCCAACATTAGCAGATTTTGGAGTAGCTTCACAGCA
This Lolium perenne isolate Kyuss_39 chromosome 1, Kyuss_2.0, whole genome shotgun sequence DNA region includes the following protein-coding sequences:
- the LOC127327774 gene encoding uncharacterized protein, giving the protein MGSKSDFLLITYSPEIKDGVPLYVSSNCLPVKACNKEPAGHSFHAVALKLRGLGEKEEAETDDRSVSSDDKSQDFSAGSDNFSSKGKKKSGSGSQQQDHYALLGLGNMRFLATEDQIRKSYRDMALKHHPDKQAALLLHETTEAGKQAKKDEIESHFKAIQEAYEVLMDPTKRRIFDSTDEFDDDIPTDCAPQDFFKVFGPAFMRNGRWSVTQPIPSLGDDATPVVDVDQFYNFWYNFKSWREFPHEDEYDLEQAESREHKRWMERQNSKIQEKAKKVEYTRVRNLVDNAYRKDPRIQRRKEEEKAEKQRRKEAKYKAKKLQDEEAARAAEEERKRKEEEAKIAAAAALNQKKLKEKEKKLLRKEKARLRALVAPVVAENHFGLSEDDVESACTSLDMEQLKNLCDSMEDKDTAEKASLLRGALNKEESSSNTSKEQKIHANGVAGSTPKPTAPKVIALSNYEKKERPWGKEEIELLRKAIQKFPKGTSRRWEVVSDFIGTSRSVEEILKATKTVLLQKPDSSKAFDSFLEKRKAAPSIVLPLSTRDDPAAAAVSTLGGGTESSKAAAQPTASSSQAANEKTGGDTVPDEAPSATPSAASSAAPSAADPDAWSEPQVLALVQALKAFPKDANQRWERVAAAVPGKTVMQCKKKVNSMRSNFRTKKGAE